In a genomic window of Balaenoptera ricei isolate mBalRic1 chromosome 3, mBalRic1.hap2, whole genome shotgun sequence:
- the FAM114A2 gene encoding protein FAM114A2 isoform X1 yields MSDKDDIETEVITEATSILEDENCEPSKNFESVDQSAKSESKSEPVASTRKRPESKPSSDLETSDVLPVQISQAAGKETVSKDVPQTGWGYWGSWGKSLLSSASATVATVGQGISNVIEKAETSLGIPSPSEISSEVQYATGETNAKENENSSPMSGPFGVFSTISTAVQSTGKSVISGGLDALEFIGKKTMDVIAEGDPGFKRTKGLMNRTSTLSQVLREAKEKEELWTANEVTMETDKKTHYGLLFDEFQGLSHLEALEMLSRESEIKVKSILNSLSGEELETLKFELEQLKEAFSLAEFCEEEEEEKKGDEDFTREITELFSQLHVSSKPEKLTRARNTACEWIRTPLAKPLEEKEEGKKQLEAEKIEQINNNSIEDIHAFAIRSLAELTACSIELFHKTAALVLHGRKQEVTAIERSRALSQMTVVLCKELSSLSKEFTTCLTTAGVKEKADVLNPLITAVFLEASNSASYIQDAFQLLLPVLEISLIENKTELPEA; encoded by the exons ATGTCGGATAAAGATGATATTGAGACTGAGGTGATAACTGAAGCAACCTCCATCCTTGAAGATGAGAACTGTGAGCCAAGCAAGAATTTTGAGTCAGTTGACCAAAGTGCCAAGTCAGAGAGTAAATCAGAACCTGTAGCTTCTACTCGGAAAAGACCAGAGTCCAAACCTTCCAGTGACCTTGAGACTTCAGACGTTCTCCCTGTTCAGATATCACAGGCTGCAGGCAAA GAGACTGTTTCCAAAGATGTACCCCAGACCGGCTGGGGCTATTGGGGCAGTTGGGGCAAGTCTTTGCTCTCCTCAGCCTCAGCTACAGTAGCCACAGTAG gaCAAGGTATTTCAAATGTTATTGAGAAGGCAGAGACTTCCCTTGGAATCCCTAGTCCCAGTGAAATTTCATCTGAAGTCCAATATGCAACAG GAGAGACAAATGCCAAAGAGAATGAAAACTCCTCTCCAATGAGTGGGCCATTTGGGGTATTCTCAACCATCTCTACTGCTGTTCAGAGCACA GGAAAGAGTGTTATCAGTGGGGGTTTGGATGCCTTAGAATTCATTGGGAAAAAGACAATGGATGTAATAGCAGAAGGGGATCCTGGATTTAAAAGAACCAAGGGTCTGATGAACCGGACTTCCACACTGTCTCAG GTTTTGCGAGaggcaaaggagaaagaagagctaTGGACTGCCAATGAGGTTACCATggaaacagacaagaaaactcATTATGGGCTACTCTTTGATGAATTTCAAGGCCTTTCACATCTAGAAGCTCTGGAGATGCTCTCCCGAGAAAGTGAAATAAAG GTGAAATCTATTCTTAATTCTCTAAGTGGAGAAGAATTAGAGACTCTAAAATTTGAATTGGAGCAACTCAAAGAAGCATTTTCCCTAGCAGAGTTctgtgaggaagaggaggaagagaagaaag GGGATGAAGACTTTACCAGAGAGATAACAGAGCTATTTTCCCAGCTGCATGTCTCCTCCAAACCGGAGAAACTTACTAGG gcAAGAAATACAGCCTGTGAATGGATCAGGACACCTCTGGCCAAACCattagaagagaaggaagaaggaaaaaaacagttgGAAGCAGAAAAAATTGAGCAAATCAATAACAATTCAATAGAG GATATCCATGCATTTGCAATCCGGAGCCTAGCAGAATTGACTGCCTGCTCAATTGAACTGTTTCACAAAACAGCGGCTCTGGTTCTGCATGGCAGGAAGCAGGAAGTAACAGCCATAGAAAGGAGCAGAGCCCTTTCCCA GATGACAGTTGTGTTGTGTAAAGAGTTGTCCTCTCTGTCTAAAGAGTTCACCACCTGCCTAACAACTGCTGGG GTCAAGGAAAAGGCAGATGTCCTTAATCCATTAATCACTGCAGTATTTCTAGAG
- the FAM114A2 gene encoding protein FAM114A2 isoform X2, which translates to MRTETVSKDVPQTGWGYWGSWGKSLLSSASATVATVGQGISNVIEKAETSLGIPSPSEISSEVQYATGETNAKENENSSPMSGPFGVFSTISTAVQSTGKSVISGGLDALEFIGKKTMDVIAEGDPGFKRTKGLMNRTSTLSQVLREAKEKEELWTANEVTMETDKKTHYGLLFDEFQGLSHLEALEMLSRESEIKVKSILNSLSGEELETLKFELEQLKEAFSLAEFCEEEEEEKKGDEDFTREITELFSQLHVSSKPEKLTRARNTACEWIRTPLAKPLEEKEEGKKQLEAEKIEQINNNSIEDIHAFAIRSLAELTACSIELFHKTAALVLHGRKQEVTAIERSRALSQMTVVLCKELSSLSKEFTTCLTTAGVKEKADVLNPLITAVFLEASNSASYIQDAFQLLLPVLEISLIENKTELPEA; encoded by the exons ATGAGAACT GAGACTGTTTCCAAAGATGTACCCCAGACCGGCTGGGGCTATTGGGGCAGTTGGGGCAAGTCTTTGCTCTCCTCAGCCTCAGCTACAGTAGCCACAGTAG gaCAAGGTATTTCAAATGTTATTGAGAAGGCAGAGACTTCCCTTGGAATCCCTAGTCCCAGTGAAATTTCATCTGAAGTCCAATATGCAACAG GAGAGACAAATGCCAAAGAGAATGAAAACTCCTCTCCAATGAGTGGGCCATTTGGGGTATTCTCAACCATCTCTACTGCTGTTCAGAGCACA GGAAAGAGTGTTATCAGTGGGGGTTTGGATGCCTTAGAATTCATTGGGAAAAAGACAATGGATGTAATAGCAGAAGGGGATCCTGGATTTAAAAGAACCAAGGGTCTGATGAACCGGACTTCCACACTGTCTCAG GTTTTGCGAGaggcaaaggagaaagaagagctaTGGACTGCCAATGAGGTTACCATggaaacagacaagaaaactcATTATGGGCTACTCTTTGATGAATTTCAAGGCCTTTCACATCTAGAAGCTCTGGAGATGCTCTCCCGAGAAAGTGAAATAAAG GTGAAATCTATTCTTAATTCTCTAAGTGGAGAAGAATTAGAGACTCTAAAATTTGAATTGGAGCAACTCAAAGAAGCATTTTCCCTAGCAGAGTTctgtgaggaagaggaggaagagaagaaag GGGATGAAGACTTTACCAGAGAGATAACAGAGCTATTTTCCCAGCTGCATGTCTCCTCCAAACCGGAGAAACTTACTAGG gcAAGAAATACAGCCTGTGAATGGATCAGGACACCTCTGGCCAAACCattagaagagaaggaagaaggaaaaaaacagttgGAAGCAGAAAAAATTGAGCAAATCAATAACAATTCAATAGAG GATATCCATGCATTTGCAATCCGGAGCCTAGCAGAATTGACTGCCTGCTCAATTGAACTGTTTCACAAAACAGCGGCTCTGGTTCTGCATGGCAGGAAGCAGGAAGTAACAGCCATAGAAAGGAGCAGAGCCCTTTCCCA GATGACAGTTGTGTTGTGTAAAGAGTTGTCCTCTCTGTCTAAAGAGTTCACCACCTGCCTAACAACTGCTGGG GTCAAGGAAAAGGCAGATGTCCTTAATCCATTAATCACTGCAGTATTTCTAGAG
- the FAM114A2 gene encoding protein FAM114A2 isoform X3, which produces MSGPFGVFSTISTAVQSTGKSVISGGLDALEFIGKKTMDVIAEGDPGFKRTKGLMNRTSTLSQVLREAKEKEELWTANEVTMETDKKTHYGLLFDEFQGLSHLEALEMLSRESEIKVKSILNSLSGEELETLKFELEQLKEAFSLAEFCEEEEEEKKGDEDFTREITELFSQLHVSSKPEKLTRARNTACEWIRTPLAKPLEEKEEGKKQLEAEKIEQINNNSIEDIHAFAIRSLAELTACSIELFHKTAALVLHGRKQEVTAIERSRALSQMTVVLCKELSSLSKEFTTCLTTAGVKEKADVLNPLITAVFLEASNSASYIQDAFQLLLPVLEISLIENKTELPEA; this is translated from the exons ATGAGTGGGCCATTTGGGGTATTCTCAACCATCTCTACTGCTGTTCAGAGCACA GGAAAGAGTGTTATCAGTGGGGGTTTGGATGCCTTAGAATTCATTGGGAAAAAGACAATGGATGTAATAGCAGAAGGGGATCCTGGATTTAAAAGAACCAAGGGTCTGATGAACCGGACTTCCACACTGTCTCAG GTTTTGCGAGaggcaaaggagaaagaagagctaTGGACTGCCAATGAGGTTACCATggaaacagacaagaaaactcATTATGGGCTACTCTTTGATGAATTTCAAGGCCTTTCACATCTAGAAGCTCTGGAGATGCTCTCCCGAGAAAGTGAAATAAAG GTGAAATCTATTCTTAATTCTCTAAGTGGAGAAGAATTAGAGACTCTAAAATTTGAATTGGAGCAACTCAAAGAAGCATTTTCCCTAGCAGAGTTctgtgaggaagaggaggaagagaagaaag GGGATGAAGACTTTACCAGAGAGATAACAGAGCTATTTTCCCAGCTGCATGTCTCCTCCAAACCGGAGAAACTTACTAGG gcAAGAAATACAGCCTGTGAATGGATCAGGACACCTCTGGCCAAACCattagaagagaaggaagaaggaaaaaaacagttgGAAGCAGAAAAAATTGAGCAAATCAATAACAATTCAATAGAG GATATCCATGCATTTGCAATCCGGAGCCTAGCAGAATTGACTGCCTGCTCAATTGAACTGTTTCACAAAACAGCGGCTCTGGTTCTGCATGGCAGGAAGCAGGAAGTAACAGCCATAGAAAGGAGCAGAGCCCTTTCCCA GATGACAGTTGTGTTGTGTAAAGAGTTGTCCTCTCTGTCTAAAGAGTTCACCACCTGCCTAACAACTGCTGGG GTCAAGGAAAAGGCAGATGTCCTTAATCCATTAATCACTGCAGTATTTCTAGAG